Proteins found in one Brachyspira murdochii DSM 12563 genomic segment:
- a CDS encoding catalase has protein sequence MSDKKLTTEFGAPVENNQNSITAGPRGPMLLQDVWFMEKMAHFDREVIPERRMHAKGSGAYGTFTVTHDITQYTKAKIFSEIGKKTDLFVRFSTVAGERGAADAERDIRGFAIKFYTEEGNWDLVGNNTPVFYFRDPLKFPDLNHAVKRDPKTNMRSAQNKWDFLTSLPEAIHQITIDMSDRGIPYSYRYMHGFSSHAYSFINKDNKRFWVKFHFKTQQGIKNLTDEEAAAIIAKDRESSQKDLFEAIERGDYPRWNMKIQIMTEEQANASKRNPFDLTKTWSQKEYPLIDVGVLELNKNPENYFAEVEQSAFSPSTIIPGIGFSPDRMLQGRLFSYTDTQRYRLGVNYASIPVNAPRCPFHSFHKDGYMRVDTNNGAKTPYEPNSNGEWKEQKEYAEPPLKLYGDAFRYDHREDDDDYYTDARALFNLMSDEQKKVLFENTARDMNGVTKEVKLRHIKNCMNVDKAYGLGVLKALGIDEKDI, from the coding sequence ATGTCTGATAAAAAATTAACAACTGAATTTGGGGCTCCAGTTGAAAACAATCAAAACTCAATTACAGCAGGACCTAGAGGACCTATGCTTCTTCAAGATGTATGGTTTATGGAGAAAATGGCACATTTTGACAGAGAGGTAATACCAGAAAGAAGAATGCATGCAAAGGGATCTGGTGCATACGGTACATTTACAGTTACACATGATATAACACAGTATACTAAAGCAAAAATATTTTCTGAAATTGGAAAGAAAACTGATTTATTTGTAAGATTTTCTACAGTAGCTGGAGAGAGAGGAGCTGCTGATGCTGAGAGAGATATTAGAGGATTTGCAATTAAATTCTATACAGAAGAAGGAAACTGGGACTTGGTAGGAAATAATACTCCAGTATTTTATTTCAGAGATCCTTTAAAATTTCCGGATTTAAACCATGCTGTAAAAAGAGATCCTAAAACAAATATGAGAAGTGCTCAAAATAAATGGGATTTTCTAACTTCTTTACCTGAAGCCATTCATCAAATAACAATAGATATGAGCGACAGAGGAATACCTTATAGCTACAGATATATGCATGGTTTCAGCAGTCATGCTTATAGTTTTATAAATAAAGATAATAAAAGATTTTGGGTAAAATTCCATTTCAAAACTCAGCAGGGTATCAAAAATCTTACAGATGAGGAGGCAGCAGCTATAATAGCAAAAGATAGAGAAAGCTCTCAAAAAGATTTATTTGAAGCTATAGAAAGAGGCGATTATCCAAGATGGAATATGAAGATTCAGATAATGACAGAAGAACAAGCTAATGCCAGTAAGAGAAATCCTTTTGATTTAACTAAAACTTGGTCTCAGAAAGAATATCCTTTAATTGATGTAGGAGTGCTAGAATTAAATAAAAATCCTGAAAACTACTTTGCCGAGGTAGAACAATCAGCATTCAGCCCATCTACAATAATTCCGGGAATTGGATTTTCTCCAGATAGAATGCTTCAAGGAAGACTATTCTCATATACTGATACTCAGAGATATAGATTGGGTGTTAATTATGCAAGTATTCCTGTTAATGCACCAAGATGTCCGTTTCATTCATTTCATAAAGACGGATATATGAGAGTAGACACAAATAATGGAGCAAAAACTCCTTATGAGCCAAACTCTAATGGAGAATGGAAAGAGCAGAAAGAATATGCAGAACCTCCTCTAAAATTATACGGAGATGCTTTCAGATATGATCATAGAGAAGATGATGATGATTACTACACTGATGCAAGAGCTTTATTTAATCTTATGAGTGATGAGCAGAAAAAAGTATTGTTTGAAAACACAGCAAGAGATATGAATGGTGTTACTAAAGAAGTAAAATTAAGACATATTAAAAATTGTATGAATGTAGACAAAGCCTATGGATTGGGTGTACTTAAAGCTTTAGGCATTGATGAGAAAGATATATGA